A window of Limosilactobacillus reuteri genomic DNA:
TTAAGCAGCCGAATGATAATGATCAAGAGGCAACGACCGTTAATCATGAAATTGCTACTACGCTCGTTAATAACTTTTTAAAACAAGTTTTTGTTGATCATTACTTTCATGCGGATCCGCATCCAGGAAATATATTAATTCACGAATTACGCCCGGATAAGTCAGCAAAGCAATACGCAACGACCAAACACCATGAAAAGACCATTTATAATACAACCATTAGTTATGATCAGCAGGAGGCATTACCAAATTACCGGATCATCTACCTTGATTTTGGAATGATGGGAAGGTTAAGTCCAGCGATGGCCAATAGTATTGCGAATATCGTGATTACTATCAACACAAAGGATACGCGAAAAATTGGAAAAGCAGTTTTAAACGTTTGTAATCGGACTGGGGAAGTTGACGAGAATGCATTTTATAAAGAGCTTGGCGCCTTTATTCAACCCTATTTTTCAACTGGCCTTGGCAATATTGATTTCGTGAAAATGCTGTACCAAATTGTCCAATTATGTAAGGAAAACCACCTTCAAATGCGGGGAGAGGTAACAATGCTGATTAAGGCATTTGGGACTCTTGAAAGTTCGGTTGCTAAACTTGATCCTGAAATATCAATGCTTGAAGTTGCTCAATCATTTGGACGGCGTTATTTAAAACGAAATTTTAATTGGCGTTCTGCTGTTGATAATAACCTCATCAATCTTTTCCTTGCTAGCAAAGCAATAGGGAAGATGCCGGAAAGAATTAATGAGTTAATCGATACATTTGTCAGCGGGGATGCAAAGGTTGACTTACAGTATAAAAATGAGCAACGAGTGCTAAAGCAGATAGAACGGTTAATGAACCGCTTTATGATTGCAATTATTTTGGCAGCAGTAATCTTAGGATCATCATTATTAGTCCAGGGAACACCAGCTGATTCGCATATCTATCGTTTAGGGGTATCTGGCTATATTATTGCAATCGTAATTATTATTCTTTTAATTGTTACGGAGATTATCCATCGATGGCGAAATTGGCGAAGGAAACGATGATTAATGATCTATTTAAACTTAGTTAATGAATTAATATGTGCGCTATGCTGGGGGATCACTATTAGACTAATTTTGATCCGCCATTTAAATAGTGAGACAAAGGTAGCTAGATTCAATACGTTTGCGTTTGTTTTGATGATGCTCAACTTGGTAGTAGTACTGCCTATTTTTGCTTTTTTGCTTAAAAATTTACCGGTTCAATCAGTAAGTTGGCTAAGTGCATTAGTAGTAGCAACTATTGACGTTTTAAGTACGTTTAACTTAATTTTATTTTGTGTTTTCAGTTGTTGTACCCGTCTGCGAAAATGTCCTGCTACGGTTCAGGACTTTCTGGTTTTAGGGGCAGCTGTTAAACATGGCCAAGTCCCGCCAGTGTTAGCTACTCGCCTTGATAAAGCCATCAATTGTTGGAAAACTCATCAATCTGCAAAAATTATTGTTTCTGGGGGAATAGTACAGAAAGCAAAAGAATCTGAAGCAGAAGTCATGGCTGCTTACTTAATTGCTCACGGAATCCCAGCAAGAAAAATAATTCGCGAAAACAAGGCACTTAATACATGGCAAAATTTAGCCTTCGCTAGTCAACTTATTAAGCCACAAGAGATGGTTGTAGTAGTAACTAGTGATTTTCATGTTCTTCGTGCGAGAGCTTATGCAAGGAAGATGGGGTTAAACTGGTCATTCATTAGTAGCAAGACGCCTTGGCGATACTGTCCATTAACTTTTATTCGGGACTATCTTGGGATTATCCGTGACCATTGGTGGGTATTTTGCGGGAGCACACTCCTTTTACTTTTAGTTGAATTTATTTTGAAATGAAATATGAGCGAGACAGAAGTGGAAAATAACCTTCTCTCACTCAAATTTACTTTATTTATTCTTATATACTGCAATTTCAATCAGATTATTATCTGGATCATAAACGTAAAGCGAGGTCATTTCGCCTTCTGCCCCCTGTTTTACAATTGGTCCAGCAATTATATCAATATAATAACTATTAAGATGGTGAACAATATCGTCAATACTGTCTCCGGCAACTAAACATAAGTCAGCAGAACCAATTGTCGGATTAGCTGCCTTTAGCGTAGTTGGTCGGTCAATTTTTTGTAAACGGATTAACTGATGCCCACACCGCATTGTAATTAAGTCATCATTACTTTGTTCTTTAATTACCGGCATATCAAATACTTCGTGATAAAAACGCATTGATTGCTCTAAATCAGTTACAGTTAAAACAACGTGATCAATTCGTCGCATTTTCATTGTCTAAGTCTCCCTTAAATTTTTAAATCAATATCATTATACAAGTTTCTGAATTGAAATAGCAAAAGTTGTATAATGAAATGATTGTAGATCTAAGGAGACTTTTTATGAATATAAAAACAATAATGAGCGTCGCGATTGGCGGCTTCCTCGGTGGAATTACCCGTTATGAACTTAGTGCCCTATTAGGCGGCGATGGGATTTTATATGCCAACCTTCTTGGTTCATTTTTGCTAGCCTTTATAACTTATTATTTTATTGAACGGGGGCTATTAGCAGCATGGTTAAATGCCGGGATAGGAACTGGTTTTATTGGCGCTTTTACGACATTTTCAAGTTTAGCTACAACTATTGTTAAGCTTGAGAGCCAAGGTATAATTGCTAGCATCGGTTATTTTCTTGTGAGCTCTCTTGGCGGCTTGGCTTTGGCACTGCTCGGTTTTATGTTGGCACGAAAATACGGAGGACCGCAGCAAGATGATTAATGTAGGGCTTGGAGCAGCAATTGGGGCCGTGATCCGTTATATCATCACAACCTGGTGGAAAAAGTTAAGAATTGATTGGCCCCTAGCAACTCTGTTTATTAATATTACCGGTAGTTTTTTATTAGGCATTCTTACCAAAAATTTTGCTAGTAATTCCTCGCTCATGCTATTATTCGGGATTGGCCTATTAGGAGGTTACACTACTTTTTCGACTTTTAATGTTGAGCTAATTTCAATGATGGATGAAAAGCGATGGGGAATGTTCGCTGTTTATTTCGGCTTAAGTTATCTTGGTGGAGTTATTGCCGCCATCTGTGGAATAATGATATGAAAGGAGTAAAAAATAGTGACAGAAACCAGACTACCAACGCAAATTGAAGTAAAAGGTGGAAGAGTCCACAACCTTAAGAACATTGATATCAATATCCCGCTACATAAATTTGTCGCAATTTCGGGATTATCTGGTTCTGGGAAAAGCTCATTAGCAATGGGGATTTTATATGAAGAGGGATCTCGACGGTACTTAGAAGCGCTTTCTACTTACACAAGACGGCGGATAAAGTTAGGTGCTCAAGCTGATATTACAAGTGTTAAACATATTCCTTCAGCACTAGCATTAAAGCAACGTCCCGCAATTCCATCTGAACGAGCAACCGTTGGAACAATGAGTGAGATGTTGAATGTAATTAGGCTGATCTTTTCGCGACTTGGCGAACCGGTCTGTCCAAATGGGCATCGTTTAAAACCAAGTCTTGAAATTGCGGAGGTAATGAGTAAGAACGGCGATGAGATGGGACAATTAACCTGTCCTACTTGCGACACAAAGTTTTATGCCTATGGAGCAGAAGACTTTGCATTCAATTCTGACGGAGCCTGCTTACAATGTCATGGAACAGGAAAAGTTCGTGAATTGGATGAAAGTAAACTTATTGGGGATGAAAATCTTAGTTTGGCTGATGGGGCGGTTGCTTCATGGCATTTGCCCGGACGAAACTTTATGCCGAGTGTTGCTGAACAGGCAGGTGTTCGAATCCATGTTCCATATAAAGATTTAACCCCTAAAGAAAAAGATTTTGTTTTAAATGGTCCACAAAAGAAATTTAAGATGGACTTCCGCTCTGGAACAGGCCGCGTTTTTCATGACTTTAATGCTTTATACGAGAATGCCCATGAAGCGGTATTAGCATCTGCGAAGAGTAGTAAAAGCGAACGAGCCCAAAAACGAATTAGTGAATTTTTCCATTATTCAACATGCCAAGTTTGCCATGGAACACGGTTAAAGCCAGAATTATTAAAACAATTAGCTGGTGGTTTAAATATTGCACAAGTTAGTGACCTTACGCTTGGAGAGTTGAGCAAGTGGAAGCAAGATGTATTAGCTGCTCTTCCTTCAGATATGAAAAAGATGGCGACCTCATTATTTAAAGAGTTTGATGATAATTTACGACCATTACTGGAATTAGGCCTTGATTATTTAACTTTGTCACGAAATGGGAATACGTTATCGACAGGTGAACTACAACGTATTCAGCTTGCAAGAACTCTTCGAACCCAAACAACTGGTGTCTTATATATTCTGGATGAACCTTCCATTGGCTTACATCCTGACAATATTACAGGCCTTTTAAATGTATTTAAAGAATTAGTGGCCCAAGGTAATTCATTAGTAGTTGTTGATCACAATGTTGATATTATCAAAGAAGCAGATTGGATTATTGAAATCGGCCCGGGTTCTGGAGAAAAAGGTGGAGAAATTCTTACGGAGGGAACACCATCGCAAATCGCTGACAAC
This region includes:
- a CDS encoding AarF/UbiB family protein, yielding MLVPKVYMKYCAPKILVNEAMEGKSIRYRFKQPNDNDQEATTVNHEIATTLVNNFLKQVFVDHYFHADPHPGNILIHELRPDKSAKQYATTKHHEKTIYNTTISYDQQEALPNYRIIYLDFGMMGRLSPAMANSIANIVITINTKDTRKIGKAVLNVCNRTGEVDENAFYKELGAFIQPYFSTGLGNIDFVKMLYQIVQLCKENHLQMRGEVTMLIKAFGTLESSVAKLDPEISMLEVAQSFGRRYLKRNFNWRSAVDNNLINLFLASKAIGKMPERINELIDTFVSGDAKVDLQYKNEQRVLKQIERLMNRFMIAIILAAVILGSSLLVQGTPADSHIYRLGVSGYIIAIVIIILLIVTEIIHRWRNWRRKR
- a CDS encoding YdcF family protein, giving the protein MLKNLPVQSVSWLSALVVATIDVLSTFNLILFCVFSCCTRLRKCPATVQDFLVLGAAVKHGQVPPVLATRLDKAINCWKTHQSAKIIVSGGIVQKAKESEAEVMAAYLIAHGIPARKIIRENKALNTWQNLAFASQLIKPQEMVVVVTSDFHVLRARAYARKMGLNWSFISSKTPWRYCPLTFIRDYLGIIRDHWWVFCGSTLLLLLVEFILK
- a CDS encoding VOC family protein, which gives rise to MKMRRIDHVVLTVTDLEQSMRFYHEVFDMPVIKEQSNDDLITMRCGHQLIRLQKIDRPTTLKAANPTIGSADLCLVAGDSIDDIVHHLNSYYIDIIAGPIVKQGAEGEMTSLYVYDPDNNLIEIAVYKNK
- a CDS encoding CrcB family protein, which translates into the protein MNIKTIMSVAIGGFLGGITRYELSALLGGDGILYANLLGSFLLAFITYYFIERGLLAAWLNAGIGTGFIGAFTTFSSLATTIVKLESQGIIASIGYFLVSSLGGLALALLGFMLARKYGGPQQDD
- a CDS encoding CrcB family protein — translated: MINVGLGAAIGAVIRYIITTWWKKLRIDWPLATLFINITGSFLLGILTKNFASNSSLMLLFGIGLLGGYTTFSTFNVELISMMDEKRWGMFAVYFGLSYLGGVIAAICGIMI
- a CDS encoding excinuclease ABC subunit UvrA, which codes for MTETRLPTQIEVKGGRVHNLKNIDINIPLHKFVAISGLSGSGKSSLAMGILYEEGSRRYLEALSTYTRRRIKLGAQADITSVKHIPSALALKQRPAIPSERATVGTMSEMLNVIRLIFSRLGEPVCPNGHRLKPSLEIAEVMSKNGDEMGQLTCPTCDTKFYAYGAEDFAFNSDGACLQCHGTGKVRELDESKLIGDENLSLADGAVASWHLPGRNFMPSVAEQAGVRIHVPYKDLTPKEKDFVLNGPQKKFKMDFRSGTGRVFHDFNALYENAHEAVLASAKSSKSERAQKRISEFFHYSTCQVCHGTRLKPELLKQLAGGLNIAQVSDLTLGELSKWKQDVLAALPSDMKKMATSLFKEFDDNLRPLLELGLDYLTLSRNGNTLSTGELQRIQLARTLRTQTTGVLYILDEPSIGLHPDNITGLLNVFKELVAQGNSLVVVDHNVDIIKEADWIIEIGPGSGEKGGEILTEGTPSQIADNPQSKIGPYLNGTAVLKSRPIANEPASQEITFEVKDYYNLKDVYGEIPVNRLTAITGFSGAGKTSLILDSLVPAIHAQANGVKLPSQVSKLSSPLKEVVSVDAAPIGKTNRSTVATYTSIMDNLRKLFAAQPLAKEKHYTPSYFSYNNKQGACPTCGGVGVVTLDIQFLPDMQQTCPTCGGSRYNEEIQKVKWQGYSIVDLLKLDVRAAMSVFKEVPKIARELQLLDEVGLGYLHLGESTPSLSGGEAQRLKLVKHLNHNQSETLFVFDEPTIGLHPLDVKTLLAVMQQLLDRGATIITITHDLNLIINADYMLDMGPRGGSNGGKIVAQGDPLALIQKPESLTSKYLAEYWSRFN